In Chamaesiphon minutus PCC 6605, a genomic segment contains:
- a CDS encoding Uma2 family endonuclease, whose protein sequence is MVAAREHLPKFTPEEYFAWEEQQEVKHEYFEGEVYAMSGGTQNHSRVGGRLFSLIDLHLDNSECVVLTSDARVKIQASEKYVYPDASVTCDERDRETPQFITHPCLIIEVLSPSTEAYDRGDKFELYRRSTSLREYVLVSADKIAIDLHRKDDLDRWQSIYFRAGDTVELESIDLTFPIERVYRGIEF, encoded by the coding sequence ATGGTCGCTGCACGAGAGCATTTACCAAAGTTCACCCCCGAAGAGTACTTCGCTTGGGAGGAACAGCAGGAGGTCAAGCATGAGTATTTCGAGGGTGAAGTCTACGCAATGAGTGGCGGCACCCAAAATCATTCGCGGGTCGGTGGTCGGCTCTTCTCTCTAATCGATCTTCACCTCGATAATAGCGAATGCGTTGTCCTCACTTCCGACGCACGAGTAAAGATCCAAGCATCCGAAAAATATGTCTATCCCGATGCCAGCGTAACTTGTGACGAACGCGACCGAGAGACACCCCAATTTATCACTCATCCCTGTCTGATTATCGAGGTCTTATCACCTAGCACTGAAGCTTACGACAGAGGAGATAAATTTGAGCTGTATCGAAGATCTACTTCCCTGCGAGAATATGTCCTAGTTAGTGCTGATAAGATCGCTATCGATCTACATCGCAAGGACGATCTCGATCGGTGGCAATCTATCTACTTCCGAGCAGGGGATACTGTCGAACTAGAAAGTATCGATCTGACTTTCCCGATCGAACGAGTCTATCGTGGGATTGAATTTTGA
- a CDS encoding Fic/DOC family protein — protein sequence MTFDPFGDFESRGYLRNFASIKDVSKVKDLEYASFQGNLSRAINALAAIDFIEYKHVLSIHETLFGDVYPWAGRDRVLTAPNINISKGGYGEMFAQPPYIRRVTDYALDLGRDPNVMRERPGHIMGSLAHAHPFLDGNGRTIMVLHTELAYRAGISIDWGQTDKTDYLIALTKELNDLDWGHLDNYLKPFIRPAIERKQSISALKSLRGLGETKNT from the coding sequence GTGACCTTTGACCCATTTGGTGACTTTGAGAGCCGAGGTTACTTGCGTAATTTCGCTAGCATTAAAGATGTCTCAAAGGTCAAAGATCTCGAATATGCCTCGTTTCAAGGTAATCTCAGTCGAGCGATAAATGCGCTGGCAGCTATCGATTTTATCGAATACAAGCACGTTCTATCGATTCATGAAACTTTGTTTGGCGATGTCTATCCTTGGGCTGGTCGGGATCGGGTACTAACCGCACCAAACATCAATATCAGCAAAGGCGGTTACGGAGAGATGTTTGCCCAACCGCCATACATCAGAAGGGTGACTGACTACGCGCTAGATCTCGGTCGAGATCCTAACGTTATGCGCGAACGGCCTGGGCACATTATGGGATCGCTGGCTCACGCACATCCTTTTCTCGATGGCAATGGACGTACTATCATGGTGCTTCACACAGAGTTGGCATATCGGGCGGGAATAAGTATCGATTGGGGACAAACTGACAAGACAGATTATCTAATAGCACTAACAAAAGAACTCAATGACCTAGATTGGGGACATCTAGATAATTATCTTAAGCCGTTTATCCGACCAGCGATCGAACGCAAACAGTCAATATCGGCATTGAAGTCGTTACGAGGGTTGGGAGAGACAAAAAACACCTAA
- a CDS encoding retroviral-like aspartic protease family protein, protein MLKFSYTKYPGNISPIPIVNFHFRSLEFPLLVSSTDLGILDTGCDVTLISYTIASKLQLEFSGRKKPILTKSSNQIVMGVPFRVDVSFDLDNYFTTKVYALPDDFMRDEVIIGRNILNRYVIHLDGRNGVFTIS, encoded by the coding sequence ATGCTTAAATTTTCATATACCAAGTACCCTGGTAATATTTCACCAATTCCAATCGTTAATTTTCACTTCAGAAGTTTAGAATTTCCTCTGTTGGTTTCATCTACCGATTTAGGGATTCTGGATACTGGATGTGACGTAACTCTTATCTCTTATACAATTGCCTCAAAATTGCAATTAGAGTTTTCAGGTAGGAAAAAGCCGATTCTGACGAAAAGCTCAAATCAGATTGTAATGGGCGTACCGTTTAGGGTTGATGTGAGTTTTGATTTAGACAATTATTTTACTACGAAAGTTTACGCTCTTCCCGATGATTTTATGCGAGATGAGGTAATTATTGGTAGAAATATTCTCAATCGCTATGTCATCCATTTAGATGGTCGCAATGGTGTTTTTACAATTTCTTAG
- a CDS encoding Retroviral aspartyl protease: MQQFDYVNVGDGLPSAPIISVEVTPPDWLNKTGKYQIEAFLDTGSDCTLIPLEIISSLELSIVDTAVEITGVAGGRVEGYACYANIWLGKKCVRAVRVYGCVSKSLDNRVLIGRDVLNQCCIEFDGVNSRLTIRD; encoded by the coding sequence GTGCAACAGTTTGATTATGTAAATGTAGGTGATGGTTTACCTTCAGCACCAATTATTTCGGTCGAAGTCACACCACCCGATTGGCTAAACAAAACTGGAAAATATCAGATCGAGGCTTTTTTAGATACGGGGTCGGACTGTACTTTAATTCCATTAGAAATTATTTCTAGTCTGGAGTTGTCAATTGTGGATACCGCTGTGGAAATTACTGGAGTTGCTGGGGGTCGAGTAGAGGGCTATGCCTGTTATGCAAATATTTGGTTGGGGAAGAAATGCGTTCGGGCAGTAAGAGTCTATGGTTGTGTGAGTAAGAGTTTGGATAACCGAGTATTAATTGGAAGAGATGTTTTAAATCAATGTTGCATTGAATTTGATGGAGTTAATTCTCGACTGACAATTAGGGACTAA
- a CDS encoding SWIM zinc finger family protein produces the protein MAQFSRTWWGQRFIQALEEFTDEARLGRGRGYARNGKVKEHQIANGKITAKVRGSVNPYFGVYKEPTYKISIEIKQISAADWSKVIARIGAKASLISKLLLGEVPDNIEATFAELNLHLLPHNRQDFKTDCSCPDYSNPCKHIAGVYYLVAAELDRDPFLLFELRGISRSKIQQELAKSPLGKALASTLDEVELPIESTDSYYTKPKKIALVLPATPKDFWQGAQRLPQTVDVGEIATIPAVVVKKGGDFPPFWTQDNSFIEVMTELYERVRKQNS, from the coding sequence ATGGCACAATTTAGTAGAACCTGGTGGGGACAGCGATTTATTCAGGCATTAGAAGAGTTTACCGATGAGGCAAGATTGGGACGTGGACGTGGCTATGCCCGTAACGGTAAAGTTAAAGAACATCAGATTGCCAACGGTAAAATCACTGCTAAAGTTAGAGGTTCTGTCAATCCCTATTTTGGCGTATATAAAGAACCAACATACAAAATCTCGATCGAGATTAAACAGATCTCAGCAGCAGACTGGTCGAAAGTAATTGCTCGGATCGGTGCTAAAGCAAGTTTAATCTCTAAACTCCTTTTAGGCGAAGTACCAGATAATATCGAAGCAACCTTTGCCGAACTCAATCTCCACCTACTTCCCCACAATCGTCAAGATTTCAAGACTGATTGTTCCTGTCCCGATTATAGTAATCCCTGTAAACATATTGCTGGAGTTTACTATCTAGTCGCAGCCGAACTCGATCGCGATCCGTTTTTATTATTTGAACTGCGGGGAATTTCTCGATCGAAAATCCAACAGGAATTAGCCAAATCGCCATTAGGCAAAGCTCTAGCTTCAACTCTCGATGAGGTGGAACTACCGATCGAATCGACAGATTCTTATTATACCAAGCCTAAAAAAATCGCCCTCGTTCTCCCCGCCACGCCCAAGGATTTTTGGCAAGGAGCGCAACGATTGCCACAAACAGTAGACGTGGGCGAAATTGCCACTATTCCTGCCGTTGTCGTCAAGAAGGGGGGTGATTTTCCGCCGTTTTGGACGCAGGACAACTCTTTTATCGAGGTGATGACAGAATTGTACGAGCGGGTACGCAAGCAAAATAGTTGA
- a CDS encoding DEAD/DEAH box helicase, translating to MKILHGTWIPNSGDEFIQAGNFYLWVETDAPPKQQKDRAANRHPQQLNKDDLSAFLSDELGIAPKNASVSRDIITKYFILPSTDVGEASPRENRPLPSVELSRYLETESPAPTTWQIWAIDCYQVNPIVKLLNDIHFLCLYSTEIQMGADLLCWYHYSQSLRELLHKDRYIPALKYREQAPPAGKNKKIAPDDRIYPSWEIISPAYETNIQKYLNYLPLVCTGGLDTPDAPIEFYDKETLLRHFSECLLHHYVANTHIPSTFEKKIANSRLLTGCLNLQNSGIPWTDSQAVAIYKQWQTWKQKLLVAQNNSTFQLCFQLQEASTQTPDRWYLKFLVAAKQDPSLKLELDDYWQLDSKTKQTIHKQFGKEFEKDLLLNLGYAAQIYPQIWQGLETDKPVGFFLSLTAAFDFLAQSAWVLEDAGYKTIVPAWWTPQGRARAKLRLKAAPKKSGKSKADKGLFHLVNLIDYRYELAIGDEQITPQEWQKLVDAKTPLIHFRGQWMELDLAKMQQMLQFWQSHQDTQPELTLLELIQKTAAANEELEVETEDSLAAMMANLHDPSQLEPIENLPLLQGTLREYQKRGVAWIQYLERLGLNGCLADDMGLGKTIQVIATLIAERANLGKISPTLLIAPTSVLGNWGKEIEKFAPHLSVKIHHGSDRIQELTAFKTATRACDVVITSYTLVRKDSKLLQAVNWHRIVIDEAQNIKNPAAEQTKAILKLPAARRLALTGTPVENRLLDLWSIFNFLNPGYLGKEAQFRKSFEIPIQKDRNQVQSIVLKKLVQPFILRRVKTDKTIIKDLPDKVEHKQYCNLTREQASLYEAVVKDVIEQLETAEGIGRKGLILSTLMKLKQICNHPRQFLQDNSEFSVNRSHKLQRLGEMLEEITAEGESLLIFTQFTEIGEALQQYLKHIGYRTYYLHGGTSRPKREQMITEFQDPETEPSAFVLSLKSGGVGITLTKANHVFHFDRWWNPAVEDQATDRAFRIGQQKNVFVHKFVTLGTLEERIDETIENKKKIASSIVGADESWLTELDNESFKKLIALNKQTVL from the coding sequence ATGAAAATTCTGCACGGTACATGGATTCCCAACTCAGGTGATGAATTTATCCAAGCAGGAAACTTTTATCTGTGGGTAGAAACCGATGCGCCGCCCAAACAACAGAAAGATCGGGCGGCAAATAGACACCCCCAGCAATTAAACAAAGACGATCTCTCAGCATTTTTAAGCGACGAATTAGGGATCGCTCCCAAGAATGCCTCAGTTAGTCGAGATATTATCACCAAATATTTTATCCTCCCCAGCACCGACGTTGGCGAAGCCTCTCCCAGGGAGAATCGACCCTTACCCTCCGTCGAACTCAGCCGCTATCTAGAAACAGAATCTCCCGCCCCAACAACCTGGCAAATTTGGGCGATCGATTGTTATCAAGTCAACCCAATTGTTAAACTGCTCAACGACATCCATTTTTTATGTCTGTACAGCACAGAAATTCAAATGGGAGCAGATTTACTCTGCTGGTACCATTACAGTCAATCTCTTCGGGAGCTTTTACACAAAGATCGGTATATTCCCGCTTTAAAATATCGGGAACAAGCTCCACCCGCAGGTAAGAATAAAAAAATAGCTCCAGACGATCGAATTTATCCTAGCTGGGAGATTATCTCCCCAGCTTATGAAACTAACATCCAAAAATATCTCAATTATCTACCCCTAGTTTGTACGGGTGGGTTAGATACGCCAGATGCACCCATAGAATTCTATGACAAAGAAACCTTGCTACGTCATTTTTCTGAATGTCTCCTGCATCATTATGTCGCCAATACCCATATTCCCAGTACCTTCGAGAAAAAGATTGCCAATTCTAGATTGCTAACTGGTTGTCTCAATCTCCAGAATTCAGGCATACCCTGGACGGATAGCCAAGCTGTAGCTATCTACAAACAGTGGCAAACCTGGAAGCAAAAATTGCTAGTCGCCCAAAATAACTCCACCTTTCAACTCTGTTTCCAACTGCAAGAAGCATCCACGCAAACTCCAGATCGCTGGTATCTCAAATTTCTAGTCGCAGCCAAACAAGATCCGTCCTTAAAACTCGAACTCGATGACTATTGGCAGCTCGACAGTAAAACCAAACAAACTATCCACAAACAATTTGGTAAAGAATTTGAAAAAGACTTACTCCTGAACTTAGGTTACGCCGCGCAGATCTATCCTCAAATTTGGCAAGGATTAGAAACAGATAAACCCGTCGGCTTTTTCCTCAGCCTCACCGCTGCTTTTGACTTCCTAGCCCAGAGTGCTTGGGTATTAGAAGATGCCGGATATAAAACGATCGTTCCCGCTTGGTGGACTCCTCAAGGTAGAGCTAGAGCTAAACTCCGCCTCAAAGCCGCACCGAAAAAATCTGGCAAGAGTAAAGCTGACAAAGGCTTATTTCACCTCGTCAATCTCATCGACTACCGTTACGAACTTGCCATCGGTGACGAGCAAATCACCCCCCAGGAATGGCAGAAACTAGTCGATGCCAAAACCCCACTGATCCACTTTCGCGGGCAATGGATGGAATTAGATCTGGCTAAAATGCAGCAAATGCTCCAATTTTGGCAGTCGCATCAGGACACCCAACCAGAATTAACGCTCTTAGAATTAATCCAAAAAACTGCTGCGGCTAACGAAGAACTCGAAGTCGAAACCGAAGATAGTTTAGCCGCAATGATGGCAAATTTACACGATCCCAGTCAGCTCGAACCGATTGAAAATCTGCCATTATTACAAGGAACCTTACGCGAATATCAAAAACGCGGGGTAGCCTGGATTCAATATCTCGAACGCTTGGGTTTGAATGGTTGTCTGGCTGACGATATGGGTTTGGGGAAAACTATTCAAGTAATTGCCACCTTAATCGCCGAAAGAGCCAATTTAGGGAAAATTTCACCAACCCTACTAATCGCCCCAACATCCGTACTGGGTAATTGGGGTAAAGAAATCGAGAAATTCGCTCCGCATCTGAGTGTAAAAATCCATCATGGTAGCGATCGCATTCAAGAATTAACCGCCTTTAAAACTGCGACTCGCGCATGTGATGTAGTCATTACTTCCTATACGTTAGTGAGAAAAGATAGTAAATTATTACAAGCCGTAAACTGGCATCGAATTGTCATCGACGAAGCCCAAAACATCAAAAATCCCGCCGCCGAACAAACCAAAGCAATTCTCAAACTACCAGCCGCTCGTCGCCTTGCCTTAACCGGAACCCCCGTCGAAAATCGCTTATTAGATTTATGGTCGATTTTCAACTTCCTTAATCCTGGCTATTTAGGCAAAGAAGCTCAGTTTCGCAAATCATTTGAAATTCCCATTCAAAAAGATCGGAACCAAGTTCAATCGATCGTCCTGAAAAAGTTAGTCCAACCGTTTATCCTCCGTCGGGTTAAAACCGACAAAACAATTATCAAAGACTTACCGGATAAAGTCGAACACAAGCAATATTGCAATCTCACCAGAGAACAAGCATCCCTCTACGAAGCTGTCGTCAAAGATGTCATCGAGCAGCTAGAAACAGCCGAGGGAATCGGACGAAAAGGATTGATTCTATCCACCCTGATGAAACTCAAACAAATTTGCAATCATCCCCGCCAATTTTTGCAAGACAATAGTGAATTTAGCGTTAACCGCTCTCACAAATTACAACGATTGGGTGAAATGCTCGAAGAAATTACGGCTGAAGGCGAGAGCCTATTAATTTTTACCCAATTTACCGAAATTGGCGAAGCTCTGCAACAATATCTCAAACATATCGGCTACCGTACCTATTACCTGCATGGCGGCACTTCTCGCCCCAAACGAGAACAAATGATAACTGAATTCCAAGATCCCGAAACCGAACCTTCAGCTTTCGTCTTATCATTAAAATCAGGTGGCGTAGGGATTACCCTAACTAAAGCCAACCACGTTTTTCACTTCGATCGCTGGTGGAATCCGGCAGTTGAAGATCAGGCAACCGATCGAGCTTTTAGAATCGGACAACAGAAAAATGTGTTCGTGCATAAGTTCGTCACTCTAGGCACCTTAGAAGAACGCATCGACGAAACGATCGAGAACAAGAAAAAAATTGCCAGTTCGATCGTCGGAGCCGATGAATCTTGGCTGACGGAGTTAGATAATGAAAGCTTTAAGAAATTGATTGCTCTGAACAAACAAACAGTATTGTAA
- a CDS encoding HNH endonuclease — protein sequence MALTLEYPDNWADIATTVKQAAGYRCNRCGLKCLPPNNSYRHLDLSLRRKLSAQVHHLDGNPAQNDRSNLVCLCSGCHLRMHRHRPQPTPGQLSLKLKLTKVRRSRQNKQNWQLTLADLIDRLPRLSTELHRQMELDLSIKKALCTTEAHREIADNSEIG from the coding sequence ATGGCTTTAACGCTGGAATATCCAGATAATTGGGCGGACATTGCCACTACAGTCAAGCAAGCGGCAGGATATCGCTGTAACCGCTGTGGCTTGAAGTGTCTGCCCCCAAATAATAGTTATCGCCATCTAGATTTATCTCTCAGACGTAAGCTTTCGGCGCAAGTCCACCACCTGGATGGGAATCCCGCACAGAACGACAGGTCAAATCTCGTCTGCTTGTGCAGCGGGTGTCATTTACGGATGCACCGCCATCGTCCTCAACCGACACCAGGGCAATTATCGCTGAAGTTAAAGCTTACCAAAGTACGCAGATCGCGCCAGAACAAGCAAAATTGGCAGTTAACCCTTGCTGATTTAATCGATCGATTGCCCCGATTATCCACGGAATTGCATCGGCAAATGGAATTAGACTTGTCTATTAAGAAGGCTCTCTGCACGACTGAAGCTCATAGAGAAATAGCTGACAATAGCGAGATCGGCTGA
- a CDS encoding ParB/RepB/Spo0J family partition protein yields MVAQTKKLGGLRDSFQGAREYQQIEGLQSEVEELKAEVARLKSLELDSVQQSQLELQIEQLTAQLAERSGVHQILISSIDRDEAQPRTVIPPALIQERAESLRTKGQLTPIIVIPNGDRYKLFEGELRWRSAQKLDWEKLDAVFLTSAESLNATEIFERQVVTSIQSQRLHDLDIAEAIVKITVDRYPNWSGRETDIPKTLHAALRKMEREGTNPDFNLLKIADPDTQQAWLNRIDNKDEEKQIFQVILALQLHPASISKHILPLLKVADDVKAAIREYGIEGSKAKQIDRLTPQYLGQSEEDAVKARAEVIQQIAEDKLSLMETKVLVNDIIESHSPTPISKPDRVVQVTGKVNKLLSDIQTDRELSDLERALKEIQKALKIKRSELQQST; encoded by the coding sequence ATGGTTGCTCAAACTAAAAAACTCGGCGGATTGCGCGATTCTTTCCAAGGTGCGCGGGAATACCAACAAATTGAGGGCTTACAATCCGAGGTAGAGGAACTCAAAGCTGAAGTTGCTAGGCTCAAGTCACTGGAACTCGATAGCGTCCAGCAGTCTCAACTCGAACTTCAGATCGAGCAGCTCACGGCACAATTAGCCGAGCGATCTGGCGTTCATCAGATTTTAATAAGTTCGATCGATCGGGATGAGGCTCAACCGCGTACTGTAATTCCCCCTGCGCTAATTCAAGAACGGGCTGAAAGTCTTCGCACCAAGGGTCAGCTCACGCCGATTATCGTCATTCCAAATGGCGATCGCTACAAGTTATTTGAAGGTGAATTGCGCTGGCGCAGTGCTCAAAAACTAGATTGGGAGAAGTTGGATGCGGTGTTTTTAACCTCAGCAGAATCTCTAAATGCGACAGAGATCTTCGAGCGGCAGGTCGTCACCAGCATTCAATCACAACGCCTTCACGATCTCGATATCGCCGAAGCGATCGTCAAAATTACGGTCGATCGTTATCCCAATTGGAGCGGACGAGAAACTGACATCCCTAAAACTCTTCATGCTGCTTTGCGGAAGATGGAGCGAGAAGGGACTAATCCAGATTTTAATCTGCTGAAAATTGCCGATCCCGACACGCAGCAAGCATGGCTGAACCGGATCGATAATAAGGATGAGGAAAAACAGATTTTTCAGGTAATTCTGGCACTGCAACTCCATCCTGCTAGCATCAGTAAGCACATTTTACCGTTGCTGAAGGTAGCTGATGATGTGAAAGCGGCGATTAGAGAGTATGGGATTGAAGGTAGCAAGGCAAAACAGATCGATCGACTTACACCTCAATATTTGGGACAGTCAGAGGAAGATGCTGTCAAAGCCAGAGCTGAAGTAATTCAACAAATAGCTGAAGATAAATTATCGTTGATGGAAACCAAGGTTTTAGTTAATGACATTATCGAGAGTCATTCACCCACGCCGATTTCCAAACCAGATCGAGTCGTTCAAGTAACTGGGAAGGTGAACAAATTGCTATCAGATATTCAAACCGATCGAGAACTATCCGACCTCGAACGCGCACTCAAGGAAATCCAAAAGGCATTGAAAATCAAACGTTCTGAGCTTCAGCAGTCAACTTGA
- a CDS encoding ParA family protein: MTLPQKSSQSKVAQRQIRICIASNAGGSGKTTAAVHLAYAIAAKGFKVTIIELDISSSLSTFTGLSMNPEPQDSIATVFEPDFAGNYPLKPVWAEKTDKITAIQGGEAIERVIREIPLNPRGHYLLQDRLEDYPLAADVILFDTPATLEPMGVVALAASTHVLSPIKPENKDAEGFAGFIRWYFRQLSELRLRPKPEILGFVPNRVDWAETAMHRNFLGLNKQGKLRTDIDLSDTLPVLIEEMGIHCFPAIRQSNYYLNASLERLPLQLYRPGCDAIKDFDPITAKIVELLTEA; the protein is encoded by the coding sequence ATGACCTTACCGCAAAAAAGTAGCCAGTCCAAAGTGGCTCAAAGACAAATTCGGATTTGTATTGCCAGTAATGCTGGCGGCTCTGGTAAAACAACCGCTGCCGTTCATTTGGCATATGCGATCGCTGCCAAAGGATTTAAGGTGACGATTATCGAATTAGATATCTCTAGTTCCTTGAGTACCTTCACTGGATTGTCCATGAATCCAGAACCACAAGACTCGATCGCGACGGTGTTCGAGCCTGATTTTGCTGGAAACTATCCCCTCAAACCAGTCTGGGCAGAAAAAACTGACAAAATTACCGCTATCCAAGGTGGTGAGGCGATCGAGCGAGTAATTCGCGAAATCCCCCTTAATCCACGCGGACATTATTTATTACAGGATCGGCTCGAAGATTATCCCCTAGCTGCCGATGTGATTTTATTCGATACCCCAGCCACCTTAGAACCAATGGGGGTCGTTGCCCTGGCTGCTAGCACCCACGTTCTATCGCCGATTAAGCCAGAGAATAAGGATGCTGAGGGCTTTGCTGGGTTTATCCGGTGGTACTTTAGGCAATTATCAGAATTGAGACTGCGGCCTAAACCAGAGATTTTGGGATTCGTCCCCAATCGGGTAGATTGGGCTGAAACTGCGATGCACCGGAATTTTTTAGGACTGAACAAGCAGGGTAAGCTCCGTACAGACATCGATTTGAGCGATACGCTGCCAGTGCTAATCGAAGAGATGGGGATTCATTGCTTCCCTGCGATTCGTCAATCTAATTACTATCTCAACGCATCTTTGGAACGATTGCCGCTACAGCTTTATCGTCCGGGCTGTGATGCTATCAAAGATTTCGACCCGATTACCGCCAAAATTGTGGAATTATTAACGGAGGCATAA
- a CDS encoding relaxase/mobilization nuclease domain-containing protein produces the protein MTIANITKGKGFGGLMGYLLDPDKKPRIISSCVASSTPADLAREFRLVANLRPSVTKPVRHFSISFAPADGRVDDVIKEAVAFRVLDRLGYEDCQFIAIDHDRDDPGHDYAHDHDHIHVVTNAVTVLGEYVKDSFDRYKIQTILRELERDFGLQKITSSWELKHRKAQGLHLNTDIARLVATSLQDCPNLQTWLDRLAESDIDVRFNLSDRDCIKGVTFLKDDRVYKGVDIGSKWSVVSQRVPITDLDLALMQATNIKSQEKPVRLSMLDREMFDRAVEMAVLKLGRGRKFKNSRADIKLEGDILTVMRMRPHRLMLKATQTKDGKWEPVGLPHIERTDVEQLERFNGVESKKFETPLVRVASPLVNREALEEADEFIRIAAYVVSDLDSPEARLLQREQDEYFEEEGLSF, from the coding sequence ATGACGATCGCTAATATCACTAAAGGTAAAGGCTTTGGGGGCCTAATGGGCTATTTGCTTGACCCAGATAAAAAACCTCGCATCATTAGTAGTTGTGTTGCTAGTTCCACGCCTGCCGACTTAGCGCGGGAGTTTCGACTCGTAGCTAATCTCCGTCCTAGTGTAACTAAACCCGTTCGTCACTTCTCAATTTCATTCGCCCCAGCGGATGGTCGGGTTGACGATGTTATCAAAGAAGCAGTTGCCTTTCGAGTTCTCGATCGATTGGGCTATGAAGACTGCCAGTTTATTGCGATCGATCACGACCGCGACGACCCAGGACACGATTACGCTCACGACCACGACCATATTCATGTTGTGACTAATGCTGTAACGGTGTTAGGTGAATATGTAAAAGATAGTTTCGATCGATACAAGATTCAAACGATCCTCAGAGAATTAGAGCGCGATTTTGGATTGCAGAAAATAACATCATCTTGGGAACTCAAACATCGAAAAGCTCAAGGGCTGCACCTCAATACGGATATCGCTCGGCTCGTCGCTACTTCGCTCCAGGATTGCCCGAATCTCCAAACTTGGCTCGATCGCTTGGCTGAATCTGATATCGATGTTCGCTTTAATCTTAGCGATCGCGATTGTATCAAGGGCGTGACCTTTCTCAAAGACGATCGAGTTTATAAGGGTGTCGATATTGGCTCGAAGTGGTCGGTAGTGAGCCAGCGAGTCCCGATTACCGATCTCGATCTTGCGTTAATGCAAGCGACTAATATCAAGAGCCAAGAAAAGCCCGTGCGTTTGAGTATGCTGGATCGCGAAATGTTCGATCGGGCTGTGGAGATGGCAGTGCTGAAATTAGGACGGGGCAGAAAGTTTAAGAACAGTCGGGCAGATATTAAATTAGAAGGGGACATTTTAACCGTCATGCGGATGCGCCCCCATCGACTGATGCTCAAAGCTACTCAGACAAAGGATGGTAAGTGGGAACCAGTGGGCTTGCCCCATATCGAGCGCACGGATGTCGAGCAACTCGAACGCTTTAATGGGGTGGAGTCTAAAAAGTTTGAAACTCCCCTCGTTCGCGTAGCGTCACCTCTGGTGAATCGTGAAGCTTTAGAGGAAGCGGATGAATTTATTAGAATTGCTGCTTATGTCGTCAGCGATTTAGATTCGCCAGAGGCGAGGCTACTCCAACGGGAGCAAGATGAATACTTTGAGGAAGAAGGTCTGTCTTTTTAG
- a CDS encoding plasmid mobilization protein, with the protein MSNLDKHPKIKTSDRKTNRIELRVGSQDLEIIEANAKQVGLNRSQFLISRGKKQTYPIARHLPDPNYAPLMLNLRELKSQGNDLQQIGRAMNRALLNGKSVAVDSQQLQQLIADNQQAIQAILIALTQSHDDR; encoded by the coding sequence GTGAGTAATCTAGATAAACACCCAAAGATAAAGACTTCCGATCGGAAAACTAATCGCATCGAATTACGAGTAGGAAGCCAGGATTTAGAAATTATCGAAGCCAATGCCAAGCAAGTCGGTCTGAATCGTTCCCAGTTTCTAATATCTAGAGGTAAAAAGCAAACTTATCCGATCGCTCGGCACCTCCCAGATCCGAATTACGCTCCGTTAATGTTAAACCTTCGCGAACTCAAGTCGCAGGGTAACGATCTCCAACAGATCGGTAGAGCTATGAATCGCGCTCTGCTAAATGGAAAATCTGTTGCTGTCGATTCCCAGCAACTACAGCAGCTAATCGCAGATAACCAACAAGCTATCCAGGCAATTCTCATCGCACTTACCCAAAGTCATGACGATCGCTAA